The Sulfurimonas sp. genome includes the window GCAAATAAAACAAAGCGATGAAGTAACTGAAATAATCCTTTATGCTAATCAAGCCGATGTTGGTAAACTGATTGGCAAAGAGGGCAAAATGATTGGTGCGATTAAAACTGTCATATCTGGTTGTAAAGCTAAAGATGGCGTAAGTTATAGAATAAATGTCGAGCCAAACTAAAGAACCAAAACTTCATATTGCAACTATCGGCAAAACTGTCGGTATAAAAGGCGATATGAAGTTTCATATTAAATGTGATTTCCCCGAACAATTTCAAAATAATTCCACTTTTTCAACAAACAAAAATAACACAATCACTTTAAGTGAGGTAAATCATGACAAAGGTCATGTTAAAATTGCAGGCGTATGTAATGTTGAAGATGCTAAAAAGTTTGTAAATCTAAAACTTTACACAACAAGAGAAGAAACAAGAAAAAACTGCCACTTAGATGAAGGAGAATTTTTCTGGTTTGATATTGAAGATTGTGAAATATATGAAGATGGTCAGCTTTTGGGAAAGGTTGATGATGTTGATCGTATCTCTATAACAAATTATTTGAATATTTTGACAGATAAAAATTTTGTTAAATTAGGATTACCAAAGAAATTTTTAATTCCTTTTCACAAGCCATTTGTAGTAGATACAGATATAGCCAAAAAAATTATAACAACCCAAGGTGCATTGGACATTTTAGAAGCTTCATAATGAAATTTACTTTTGTTACTTTGTTTAAAAATCTTGTAGATGGATATTTTTCAGATTCCATATTAAGTAGAGCAATAGAGAAAGATATCTTAACAATCGAGTATATAAATCCACGAGATTATAGCAATAATAAGCACTGCAAAGTTGATGATACAGCAGTTGGTGGTGGGGCAGGTATGGTTATGAATCCACAACCTCTTTATGATTGTTTGGATGACTTGAAGAAACAAGACGAAAATGTTCATATAATATTTTTAACGCCAGTAGCGAAATCTTTTACTCAAAATGATGCAAAAAGATTAGCAAAAAAATCCCATATAGCTTTTGTGAGTGGAAGGTATGAAGGGATCGATGAAAGGGTTGTTGAAGAATATAGTGATGAGGTGTTTTCTATAGGAGATTACATCTTAACAGGAGGAGAACTTCCTTCTTTAGTTATGTGTGATGCAATATCTAGAAATGTAAATGAAGTTTTAGGAAATAGTGATTCTTTAAGCATTGAAAGTTTTGAAAGTGAGCTATTAGAGGCACCATCTTTCTCTAAACCACAAAAATATAGAAATAATAGTGTTCCTAAAGAATATTTAAAGGGAAATCATAGTAAAATCCGCTCACTAAAATTAGCTCTGTCTGAGTGTAAGACAAAATTTTTCAGACCAGACCAGCTAATAAAGCATAAAAATCAGTCGTACTAGTACGATTTGTTAGCGTAAATGAATTAAGGAATTAGCTTATGAGA containing:
- a CDS encoding KH domain-containing protein; the encoded protein is MISEFIAQFAKLIATYPDDIKVQIKQSDEVTEIILYANQADVGKLIGKEGKMIGAIKTVISGCKAKDGVSYRINVEPN
- the rimM gene encoding ribosome maturation factor RimM (Essential for efficient processing of 16S rRNA), with amino-acid sequence MSSQTKEPKLHIATIGKTVGIKGDMKFHIKCDFPEQFQNNSTFSTNKNNTITLSEVNHDKGHVKIAGVCNVEDAKKFVNLKLYTTREETRKNCHLDEGEFFWFDIEDCEIYEDGQLLGKVDDVDRISITNYLNILTDKNFVKLGLPKKFLIPFHKPFVVDTDIAKKIITTQGALDILEAS
- the trmD gene encoding tRNA (guanosine(37)-N1)-methyltransferase TrmD encodes the protein MKFTFVTLFKNLVDGYFSDSILSRAIEKDILTIEYINPRDYSNNKHCKVDDTAVGGGAGMVMNPQPLYDCLDDLKKQDENVHIIFLTPVAKSFTQNDAKRLAKKSHIAFVSGRYEGIDERVVEEYSDEVFSIGDYILTGGELPSLVMCDAISRNVNEVLGNSDSLSIESFESELLEAPSFSKPQKYRNNSVPKEYLKGNHSKIRSLKLALSECKTKFFRPDQLIKHKNQSY